ACGTCACCCTTTTCCAGGCCAAAGGCGAAATTCCAGTAGGAGGATCCCGGCACAATCATTTCGCTCATCAGGAAGAAGTGATTCATGGTATCCAGCGCATGCACCTGGCCGCCGCGACGCACAGCGACTATGGCAGCGCCGGCCTTGTGCCGGAGGAGGCCGCTGTTAGCTTTGCAAACCATGACAGCGCGGTCAATCAGAGCCTTCATGGTTGGAGATACACTGGCGACATAGACAGGCGAAGCCATGATTATGCCATCCGCTTGCATCATCTTTTCGATGTACGTGTTCAGGGCATCGTTCTCTTGAATGCAGCGCTTGTTGACGTTGATGTAGCACTTATAACAGGCGAGGCAACCTCTAAGCTCTTTGCCGGCAAGCTGTATCATTTCCGTTTCAATACCTTCTTTTCCCAGCTCAGCGAAGACATGCTTCACCAGAATAGCGGTGTTGCCATCCTCACGGGTGCTGCCGTTGAAGGCTACCACTTTCATTGGGGCTCCTCCTTTAGACGAAGTATCACGATAGTGAGCGGGGCAATCCCGGCGTTGGCCGAGTCGGCCTGACCACGCTATCCCCTGTATCTTAACAGCCTGTCAGATGAGGGGCAACCCGCTTCATATTGCCAGACGCGGTACCTCTATTGCCCCGGTGCTTGATTTGACTATAAGCGGGTGCTACTATTGCTTCCACAGATCACTGAGAGGCCAGCCGGCTGATGGTTAGCAATGCTGGCTGTGACATAGTCATGTGACGAGCGGTTCTTCTGAGGGGAAAAGAGCGCCCAGATGTATTCCCCTGGGAGGGAGGATGGGGTGGTGAACGAGCGCATCAGATTGCATCTGATGTATCCTCCATGTTACGATTCAAACTGCCAGCAGAAGTGAGTGACAACATGAGGGAAGATTCTCCTGATGATGATGCCTTTGGCCGAGGAGTTGCCCATGCCAGAACAGGGAGATAAGGGAGGCATGTCCCCACAGGAATGGGGTGAGCTTGTAACATCGATCCTTAGCAACAAGCTGGTTAGAACTTTGCTTGAAGTGGATGCGGAGGTACTCAGCAGAGCAGACATTGTGGCTATACTGGAAGAGGAACTCCGAGACTTCCTGGTGTTGAAAGCAAAAGCAAACTCCAAACAACCGGAAGCAATTGTGCTGCGGCAGGCTCATCTGAAGCTAACGGAACTGATTCAGAGGTCATTCATGGTCACCCAACTGGTCTTATTGGACAGGCCGACAGTTGAGAGTAAAAAGGCACAAGACTCAAAGAATGAGTCGTTAACCCAGATGCAAGATGAACCTATTACAAAATATTTGCTTAAATGGCATGCTGCGAGGATGAATGACATTGGCTTGCAGTTTGTCGCTGCCCTGGTGGGGGTAGCTCAAGACCACGGGGATGTATACAAGCAACTTGGTTTGCCTGCTGAGATTGAGTCTAGATTGAAGGCCGTTGGTTATAGACACGCCTGAGATTAAATGAGATAGGCAGGGGCAAATCGTGAGCCAAATCGATATTCTGAGGTCAGGAGAGGGGCAATGGCAACTGCGGTCAGAGGCAAGATAGGCTATGCACTGGGCGGTGGTGGTGCTCGGGGCATGTCTCACATTGGTGTGATCAAGGTTCTCGAGGAGCACGGGCTCTTCCCGGAGGTTATCGCGGGAACCAGTATCGGCGCGCTGGTCGGTGCTCTCTACGCCTGGGGACTCAAAACCAGTGAGATAGAGCAGTGGGCGTTGGGGGTGGACTGGAAACGTATGGCGCTTCTGGTCGATCCCGGTCTATCTGTAAGTGGCCTCATTCATGGCAAGAGGATCACATCGATGCTCAAGTCTCTCCTGGGAGATGTGACGTTTTCTGATCTGAAGCTTGGTTTTGCCTGTGTGGCGACGGACATCCTGAATGGCCAGGAGGTGGTATTGGACAGTGGCCCAGTAATCAAAGCTGTCCGGGCCAGCATCTCCGTTCCTGGCATCCTGACCCCGGTCAAGGTGGGTGGGCGATACCTTGTCGATGGCGGTCTGGTGAATGAGGTTCCCGTGAGTACGTGCCGTCACATGGGTGCGGAGTATGTTGTGGGAGTGAATGTTGTACCTGGCCCAGGCGACATGCAGCAGGAGTCGAAGAGCAAACGCCCTCCGACTCTGGTCAAGGTACTGAGTCAGTCTCTGCTTATCGCCGGGCACCGGGCGGCTATGCAGAATATGGAGGATGCTGACTTAGCCATCAGTCCAGCAGTAGGGAGGATAGGCTTCTTCCAGTTCGATAAAGCGGCTGAGGCTATTGCTGCTGGGGAGGAGGCGGCGCGCCATGCTCTTGATCAAGCTGGAATACCACATGGCTAGCATCCTGGTTGCCAACAAGGTGAGAGGCTGCAGACAGGCACTTCCAGATAGTTTCCATAGAGAAAAGGGGGTTAAGGTATGAATGACAAGCCGGGTTTCGCTCAGTCAGTAGGTGATTTCCTCGTTTTCCGACGGATGCTGGGTACCAATTTTATTAAGCTGCTCTGGGTTGTTGGCGCAATCTGGCTCACCGTCGGTGCTGTGGCGCTCGTGTTGCGGTCGCTTGACACCCACGGTGCGTGGGCTACATGGGGTGTCGTCTTGAGCATTTTTTTCGTCATTTTTGGCAACATGGTCTGGCGGCTTGTCTGTGAAATAGTAATGGCGTTCTTTACCATGTTCTTTGCCATGCAAGAATCTCTGATGGCAATCGACAAGTCCCTGAAACAACAGAAATAGTCCTTATCATTGCTCAAGTAACTTACTCACCCGGATAAAGGTCGCTGAAAACCGCAGGTGAGCCTCTCCAAGCCGAGAGGCGAAACAAGCTGCTGCCAGGGGGTGAACAATGCAGGCAAACCTAAATGGCAAAGTAGCATTAATTACGGGCTCAAGCAAGGGCATCGGCAGGACCATAGCCCTAAGATTTGCGGAGAATGGGGCGGATATCGTGGTGAATGCAAGGAGCCAGGGCACTGCTTTACAGGTGGTGGAGCAGATCGAGGGTTTGGGGCGGAAAGCCAGCTTTGAGCGGGCAGACATATGGAACTATCAGGAAGTAAAGCAGATGGTGGATAGTGCGGTGCAAAAGTTTGGCAAGGTCGATATACTGGTTGCCAGCGGTGGGGGAGGTGGTGCTCCTCCTGAATCCTTCCATAAGATTGCTCCTGAAGCATACATGGATGTCATGAGGAGCCATTTATTCTCCAGGCTCTACTGCGTAAGGGCCGTTCTTGACCACATGATGGAGAGGCAAACCGGGAAGATCATCATTATCACCTCAGACGCAGGCAGAACACCTACCCCGGGGGAATCCTTGATCGGTGGTGCTGCGGCTGCTCTCGTGCTTATGACTAAGGCGCTGGCACAGGAAATTGCTCGCTCGCAGATACGGATAAACACCATATGTACTACTGTGACCAAAGATACGCCAGGCTATGAATACGCTATGGCAAACCCCGATAGCCGCATATTTAAGATATTCAAAAAGGCAGAGGAGCGGATGCCCTTTGGCATGAACCGACCCGATGATATCGCGCAACTGGCGTTGTTTCTCGCCTCAGAGGACTCAAATCAGATCACGGGGCAGATCTTCAGTATAAGTGGAGGGCTGTCCTTCCCAGGTTGAATATAGACCACCTGAATATGGGTAGTATCCCTACCAGAGCAAGGGCTCTGCCTCAGCCAGTCTCCCTGCCATCTTATCAGCCAACCCCTCAGCATCGGCGCCATATTCCTGGAGAAGACTTTTCTTTGCCCATATGGCAACACAATTGAGCGAACATGATTCTTCTTGCCCCTCTTTCCCTGTTTTATTGATATGAAACACGCACGCAGCATGCCAGCGAGACACGGCACAGCAGCCGGAGAGAGCTTCTGCGCCCATGCACTGATATTGCCTTTTGTATCCAAGCTGAGGTTGACATGCCTCCCATCTGATGGTATTGTCCGAGATGAATTCTTCGCAGACTACGAAGACCACAGGGAAGGGAGTCTGTCGTTGGGCCGTCCTGGTTTATTGTATAGGTTATTCCACCTGAGAGTCCATGTTCCAAAGCTAACGAGGCAAAGAATACCTCGAACTTCCTCATGTGCACAGGGTAGGCATAGGTTCAACAAGGAAGGGATATGCAAGCGATGTGGCCTATATGCTCATCCACGCGACTATGGTGAAGCTGAGGAAAACAACCATATAAAGCAAATGGGATATCCCCGCCGCAAGGCCGCGAATCCAGTTCCCCGAAGGTTCCGGAAATGGTATAGTGCTCAGAGGCCACTTCT
This sequence is a window from Chloroflexota bacterium. Protein-coding genes within it:
- a CDS encoding flavodoxin family protein, which encodes MKVVAFNGSTREDGNTAILVKHVFAELGKEGIETEMIQLAGKELRGCLACYKCYINVNKRCIQENDALNTYIEKMMQADGIIMASPVYVASVSPTMKALIDRAVMVCKANSGLLRHKAGAAIVAVRRGGQVHALDTMNHFFLMSEMIVPGSSYWNFAFGLEKGDVDKDAEGIQTMQVLGQNMAWLLKKLHG
- a CDS encoding patatin-like phospholipase family protein; translation: MATAVRGKIGYALGGGGARGMSHIGVIKVLEEHGLFPEVIAGTSIGALVGALYAWGLKTSEIEQWALGVDWKRMALLVDPGLSVSGLIHGKRITSMLKSLLGDVTFSDLKLGFACVATDILNGQEVVLDSGPVIKAVRASISVPGILTPVKVGGRYLVDGGLVNEVPVSTCRHMGAEYVVGVNVVPGPGDMQQESKSKRPPTLVKVLSQSLLIAGHRAAMQNMEDADLAISPAVGRIGFFQFDKAAEAIAAGEEAARHALDQAGIPHG
- a CDS encoding DUF4282 domain-containing protein, giving the protein MNDKPGFAQSVGDFLVFRRMLGTNFIKLLWVVGAIWLTVGAVALVLRSLDTHGAWATWGVVLSIFFVIFGNMVWRLVCEIVMAFFTMFFAMQESLMAIDKSLKQQK
- a CDS encoding SDR family NAD(P)-dependent oxidoreductase, which translates into the protein MQANLNGKVALITGSSKGIGRTIALRFAENGADIVVNARSQGTALQVVEQIEGLGRKASFERADIWNYQEVKQMVDSAVQKFGKVDILVASGGGGGAPPESFHKIAPEAYMDVMRSHLFSRLYCVRAVLDHMMERQTGKIIIITSDAGRTPTPGESLIGGAAAALVLMTKALAQEIARSQIRINTICTTVTKDTPGYEYAMANPDSRIFKIFKKAEERMPFGMNRPDDIAQLALFLASEDSNQITGQIFSISGGLSFPG